Proteins encoded together in one Desulfonatronum sp. SC1 window:
- the cdd gene encoding cytidine deaminase translates to MLKPKILFLTVLCLVLSISVLAAGTALADQGDRRMQLEKAIGDFPGKAKALLRSVVLDDGFIGIIDSATARELSARLGLGANETALALITLAKVYAVPPISNFQVGAVAVGLSGAMYFGCNMEFPGQALSFSVHAEQAATMNAWMHGETGLRAIAITAPPCGYCRQFLNELATADDLEILLRDAPPTPLRVLLPEAFGPTDLGMELRLMDESVQPLRLTTPSDDKVVLAALAAASTSYAPYSGNHAGVAIESAKGVIVSGRYAENAAYNPSMSPLAAALVLYNFANQDLRRIKRAVLVQTNPVSANQRDAAKAVLFVLAGNLELEEYAAVGE, encoded by the coding sequence ATGTTGAAGCCAAAGATTCTATTTCTGACTGTTCTTTGCCTCGTTCTGTCCATCTCAGTTCTGGCCGCCGGAACCGCCTTGGCGGATCAAGGAGATCGGCGGATGCAACTGGAAAAGGCCATCGGCGATTTCCCGGGCAAGGCCAAGGCCCTTTTGCGATCGGTCGTGCTGGACGATGGTTTTATCGGTATAATCGACAGCGCAACCGCGCGTGAGCTATCGGCCCGATTGGGGCTTGGCGCCAATGAAACCGCCCTGGCCTTGATCACTTTAGCCAAGGTTTACGCCGTGCCGCCTATTTCCAATTTTCAGGTGGGAGCCGTTGCCGTGGGGCTCAGCGGGGCCATGTACTTCGGCTGCAACATGGAATTCCCCGGCCAGGCCCTGAGCTTCTCGGTGCATGCCGAACAGGCCGCGACCATGAACGCCTGGATGCACGGGGAAACAGGGCTCAGGGCCATTGCCATCACGGCCCCGCCCTGCGGGTATTGCCGCCAGTTCCTCAACGAGCTGGCAACCGCGGATGATCTGGAAATCCTTTTACGGGATGCGCCGCCAACACCGCTGCGCGTCCTGCTGCCCGAAGCGTTCGGGCCGACGGACCTGGGCATGGAGCTCCGGCTGATGGACGAGTCCGTCCAGCCCCTGCGGCTGACAACGCCGTCAGACGACAAGGTGGTTCTGGCGGCCCTGGCCGCGGCCTCGACCAGCTATGCGCCCTACTCCGGAAATCATGCCGGCGTGGCCATCGAGTCCGCAAAGGGCGTCATCGTGTCCGGTCGCTACGCGGAAAACGCGGCCTACAATCCCAGCATGTCCCCGCTGGCTGCCGCGCTGGTACTCTACAACTTCGCCAATCAAGACTTGAGACGGATCAAACGCGCGGTGCTGGTCCAGACCAATCCCGTTTCCGCCAACCAGAGGGACGCGGCCAAAGCCGTGCTCTTCGTCCTGGCTGGGAATCTTGAGCTGGAAGAATATGCAGCGGTGGGCGAGTAG
- a CDS encoding bifunctional aspartate transaminase/aspartate 4-decarboxylase, producing the protein MKNFAIRALLTVLTLCVGLLVQGAVLAAEVQPLSDKERREFALLSPFEFKNELGDAAKVDGKPVYNAGRGNPNFINTRVRLAFSMLHRFAVDQAWPAEVGVDLAYPLRQAPGMAAAFQTFLAAQADQDSAAFLARCVEYAQQRLDIAPDDFVAGMVGAILGDYYPVPSRMLTVPEKVVEAYLKELHFPSGNIPSEVFRLFATEGATAAMNYTFKTLRENFLIAPGDKIALITPIFSPYIEIPVLNDFELEPIYVAASEATGWQVPDDEMDKLKNPEIKALFMVNPMNPGAVSMSRESVERIAEVIKTDRPDLFVLTDTVYSPFVDEFHDVIQLVPENTIGVFSYSKYVGVTGWRLGVIFIQDDNIFDKMLQALPEDKKQLLRKRYVTVTPDPDAIPFIERLLIDSRDVALAHTGGLSTPQQAIMTLFSLYELLDTEKVYKRGIQTLLQSRMALLYAALGTPAPQGPTQTAYYNMVNLRDLAARLHGPEFAAYLAEEFTPFDLLMHLARAYQTVLLPGVGFAGPDWTARVSLANLPDENYTVIGQNLVALMRDFHAYWERKAAQ; encoded by the coding sequence ATGAAGAATTTCGCCATCCGTGCATTGCTCACCGTACTGACCCTGTGCGTCGGCCTGCTGGTCCAGGGCGCGGTCCTGGCCGCTGAGGTTCAGCCTCTCAGCGACAAGGAGCGCCGGGAATTTGCCCTGCTCAGCCCCTTCGAATTCAAGAACGAGCTGGGGGATGCGGCCAAAGTGGACGGCAAGCCCGTGTACAATGCCGGACGGGGCAATCCGAACTTCATCAACACCCGGGTGCGGCTGGCCTTCAGCATGCTGCACCGCTTCGCCGTGGACCAAGCCTGGCCGGCCGAGGTCGGGGTTGATCTGGCTTATCCGCTGCGCCAGGCCCCGGGCATGGCCGCCGCGTTCCAGACGTTCCTGGCCGCCCAGGCCGACCAGGACAGCGCGGCCTTTTTGGCCCGCTGCGTGGAATACGCCCAGCAGCGGCTGGACATTGCCCCGGATGACTTCGTGGCCGGGATGGTCGGCGCGATCCTGGGCGATTACTATCCCGTGCCCTCGCGGATGCTCACGGTTCCGGAAAAGGTGGTTGAGGCGTACCTCAAGGAGTTGCATTTCCCTTCTGGAAACATCCCGTCCGAGGTTTTCCGCCTCTTCGCCACCGAGGGGGCCACGGCGGCCATGAACTACACCTTCAAGACTCTGAGGGAGAATTTCCTGATCGCGCCCGGGGACAAGATCGCCCTGATCACCCCGATCTTTTCGCCGTACATCGAAATCCCGGTGCTCAATGATTTCGAGCTCGAACCCATCTATGTCGCCGCCTCCGAGGCCACGGGCTGGCAGGTTCCCGACGATGAAATGGACAAGCTCAAGAACCCTGAAATCAAGGCCCTGTTCATGGTCAACCCCATGAACCCCGGCGCGGTGAGCATGAGTCGGGAGAGCGTGGAGCGCATCGCCGAGGTGATCAAGACCGACCGGCCGGATCTGTTCGTGCTCACGGATACGGTCTACAGCCCGTTCGTGGACGAATTTCACGACGTGATTCAGCTCGTGCCCGAAAACACCATCGGCGTGTTCTCCTATTCCAAGTACGTGGGCGTGACCGGCTGGCGGCTGGGAGTGATCTTCATCCAGGACGACAACATTTTCGACAAGATGCTCCAGGCCCTGCCCGAAGACAAAAAGCAGCTTCTGCGCAAGCGGTACGTCACCGTGACCCCGGACCCGGACGCCATTCCCTTTATCGAGCGCCTGCTCATAGACAGCCGGGACGTGGCCCTGGCCCACACCGGAGGCCTGTCCACCCCGCAGCAGGCCATCATGACCCTGTTTTCCCTCTACGAATTGCTGGACACGGAAAAGGTCTACAAGCGCGGCATCCAGACCCTGCTCCAGAGTCGCATGGCCCTGCTCTACGCGGCCCTGGGCACGCCCGCGCCGCAAGGCCCGACCCAAACCGCCTACTACAACATGGTCAACCTGCGCGACTTGGCCGCCAGACTGCACGGCCCGGAATTCGCCGCCTATCTGGCCGAGGAATTCACCCCCTTTGACCTGCTCATGCACCTGGCCCGAGCCTACCAGACGGTGCTCCTGCCCGGCGTGGGCTTTGCCGGCCCGGACTGGACCGCCCGTGTCTCCCTGGCCAACCTGCCGGACGAGAACTACACGGTGATCGGGCAAAATCTGGTGGCTTTGATGCGGGATTTTCACGCCTACTGGGAACGAAAAGCGGCGCAATAA
- a CDS encoding serine dehydratase subunit alpha family protein produces the protein MNIDPNTVAKVVAILHEEIVPAQGCTEPIAIALVAAKAREVLGTVPEQVRIYVSGNIIKNVKSVVVPGSGGMVGIETSAAMGIMAGDCTKDLMVISDVTEADMVAVRKYLGKAAFEVVHEKTPVKLYVRIEVVAGDRSAEVEVKYLHTNLTRVVQNGRVLLDRGFSPESFHTPEEDRSVLSVRLIYDLAKSIDLELIRPLFQQVIVLNCAIAEEGLQNAYGVNIGSSILKNIEQGIYGDDLRNRSASYAAAGSDARMSGCPLPVMTTSGSGNQGMTASLPVIKFARLKGYAEDDLIRALFLSHLCTVHIKTQVGRLSAYCGAMCAAAGVSGAISFLMGANYDITAHAIVNTLGNISGIVCDGAKPSCAMKIATGIYAAFDSAILASLHKDLHGGDGIVGSDVEATIRNIGELASKGMEQTDEVILKIMTSESGHGVFRPPVN, from the coding sequence ATGAACATTGATCCAAATACCGTCGCGAAGGTCGTGGCCATTCTGCATGAGGAAATCGTGCCGGCCCAGGGCTGCACCGAACCCATCGCCATAGCCCTGGTCGCGGCCAAAGCACGGGAGGTGTTGGGCACGGTTCCGGAACAGGTCAGGATTTATGTTTCCGGAAACATCATCAAGAACGTCAAGAGCGTGGTCGTGCCCGGCAGCGGGGGCATGGTCGGCATCGAGACCTCGGCGGCCATGGGCATCATGGCTGGGGACTGTACAAAGGATCTGATGGTCATCAGCGACGTCACCGAAGCGGACATGGTCGCGGTCAGGAAATACCTGGGCAAGGCCGCCTTCGAGGTGGTCCACGAAAAAACGCCGGTCAAGCTCTATGTGCGCATCGAGGTGGTTGCCGGGGACCGGAGCGCAGAAGTTGAGGTGAAATATCTGCACACCAATTTGACGCGGGTGGTCCAAAACGGGCGCGTCCTGCTGGACCGGGGCTTCAGCCCGGAGAGTTTTCATACCCCCGAGGAAGATCGCTCCGTCTTGTCGGTCAGGCTGATTTACGATCTGGCCAAAAGCATTGACCTGGAACTGATCCGTCCGCTGTTCCAGCAGGTCATCGTCCTGAACTGCGCCATTGCCGAGGAGGGGTTGCAAAACGCCTACGGCGTGAACATCGGCAGCAGCATTCTCAAGAACATCGAACAGGGCATCTACGGAGACGACCTGCGCAACCGCAGCGCGAGCTATGCCGCGGCTGGCAGCGACGCGCGCATGAGCGGCTGCCCCCTGCCGGTGATGACCACCAGCGGCAGCGGCAATCAGGGCATGACCGCCTCCCTGCCGGTAATCAAGTTCGCGCGGCTGAAAGGGTATGCCGAGGACGATCTGATCCGGGCCCTGTTCCTGTCCCACCTGTGTACCGTGCACATCAAGACCCAGGTGGGCCGTTTGTCCGCCTATTGCGGAGCCATGTGCGCCGCGGCCGGAGTGAGCGGGGCCATCTCCTTTCTCATGGGCGCGAATTACGACATCACGGCCCATGCCATCGTGAACACCCTGGGGAACATTTCGGGCATCGTCTGCGACGGGGCCAAGCCGTCCTGTGCCATGAAGATCGCCACGGGCATCTATGCGGCCTTTGATTCCGCCATCCTGGCCTCCCTTCACAAGGATCTGCACGGCGGCGACGGCATCGTGGGCAGCGACGTGGAGGCCACCATCCGCAATATCGGGGAACTGGCCAGCAAGGGCATGGAGCAGACCGACGAGGTGATCCTCAAGATTATGACTTCAGAGAGCGGCCACGGGGTTTTTCGCCCCCCGGTCAATTAA